One genomic window of Streptomyces sp. NBC_01276 includes the following:
- a CDS encoding rodlin, with translation MFKKIMTAAAVSAVAVGAGAAIATPAMAIGNDNGVNTVNGNGASQIYGNQKTEGNLSPQLGLVQGTLNKPCIGLPAKVNAQSLIAALNIGVQDINVLSNPQNQQCTENSTQAKGDEPLSHILDNIPVLSGNLSANS, from the coding sequence ATGTTCAAGAAGATCATGACCGCCGCCGCGGTCTCCGCCGTCGCCGTCGGGGCGGGCGCCGCCATCGCGACCCCGGCCATGGCCATCGGGAACGACAACGGGGTCAACACCGTCAACGGCAACGGCGCCTCCCAGATCTACGGCAACCAGAAGACCGAGGGGAACCTGAGCCCGCAGCTCGGCCTGGTCCAGGGCACCCTGAACAAGCCCTGCATCGGCCTGCCCGCCAAGGTCAACGCCCAGTCGCTGATCGCCGCGCTCAACATCGGCGTCCAGGACATCAACGTCCTGTCCAACCCGCAGAACCAGCAGTGCACCGAGAACTCCACCCAGGCCAAGGGCGACGAGCCGCTCTCGCACATCCTGGACAACATCCCGGTCCTCTCCGGCAACCTCTCCGCCAACAGCTGA
- a CDS encoding rodlin has product MIKKFVAGAAVAASVVGLGAAMAPQAMAIGNDNGVNTVNGNNSAQIYGNQATYGNMSPQMALIQGSFNKPCIALPAKANVQSVLALINVGVQDIPVLSSPQNQQCTENSTQAKGDEALSHILDNIPVLSGNASAGS; this is encoded by the coding sequence ATGATCAAGAAGTTTGTGGCCGGCGCAGCGGTTGCCGCCTCCGTCGTGGGTCTCGGTGCCGCCATGGCCCCGCAGGCGATGGCCATCGGGAACGACAACGGCGTCAACACCGTGAACGGCAACAACTCCGCGCAGATCTACGGCAACCAGGCCACCTACGGCAACATGAGCCCGCAGATGGCGCTGATCCAGGGCTCCTTCAACAAGCCCTGCATCGCCCTGCCGGCCAAGGCCAACGTCCAGTCGGTGCTGGCCCTCATCAACGTCGGCGTCCAGGACATCCCGGTCCTGTCCAGCCCGCAGAACCAGCAGTGCACCGAGAACTCCACCCAGGCCAAGGGCGACGAGGCCCTCTCGCACATCCTGGACAACATCCCGGTCCTCTCCGGCAACGCCTCCGCCGGCAGCTGA
- a CDS encoding DUF3344 domain-containing protein: protein MGSSRRILGTVGLLSCLTLSALVPVAEAAAPPSPSAAARESPRIPFTQRYQAVQRGGLVRASNSSISCRSAESPQAEPCPEVQKGAAGVNGDFEMFYDEVDKDPDTYNSTRAELKVPQGAKVSYARLYWGGNLRVGEQKPPEDNGRVLVAEPGGAYKAVLADTVVGHHTDAGSDAYQASADVTPMVRKGGAGMWTVAQLNIAMGHSEAGAWGGWTLVVAYEHPQEPLRRISLWDGFESLAAGAGEAAGAGEAAGETVEIAGLNAPAGSAGRAGVVAYDGDRGTLGDSLTVTADSGRRISISDAENPFNDVMNSTVTEFGRPSFVRQPEHMNNLGYDADVFDLSPALSGGAHTLNFRFTGESQGQFLGVLFVQTDARR, encoded by the coding sequence ATGGGTTCCTCCCGCAGAATCCTCGGCACAGTCGGCCTGCTGTCCTGCCTCACGCTTTCCGCACTCGTCCCCGTGGCGGAAGCCGCCGCACCACCGTCCCCTTCCGCCGCCGCCCGTGAATCACCCAGGATCCCCTTCACGCAGCGTTACCAGGCGGTCCAGCGCGGAGGCCTGGTACGGGCCTCCAACTCCTCGATCAGCTGCCGCTCGGCCGAGTCCCCCCAGGCCGAGCCGTGCCCGGAGGTGCAGAAGGGGGCGGCCGGGGTCAACGGCGACTTCGAGATGTTCTACGACGAGGTCGACAAGGACCCCGACACCTACAACTCCACCCGGGCCGAACTCAAGGTGCCGCAGGGCGCGAAGGTCTCCTACGCCCGGCTGTACTGGGGCGGGAACCTGCGCGTGGGCGAGCAGAAGCCGCCCGAGGACAACGGCCGGGTGCTGGTCGCCGAACCGGGCGGCGCCTACAAGGCGGTGCTCGCCGACACCGTGGTCGGTCACCACACCGACGCGGGCAGCGACGCCTACCAGGCCTCGGCCGACGTGACCCCGATGGTGCGCAAGGGGGGCGCGGGGATGTGGACGGTCGCCCAGCTCAACATCGCCATGGGGCATTCGGAGGCGGGTGCCTGGGGCGGCTGGACCCTGGTCGTGGCGTACGAGCACCCCCAGGAGCCGCTGCGCCGGATCTCCCTGTGGGACGGCTTCGAATCGCTGGCCGCCGGGGCCGGGGAGGCCGCCGGGGCCGGGGAGGCCGCCGGGGAGACGGTGGAGATCGCGGGGCTGAACGCGCCGGCCGGGTCGGCGGGACGCGCCGGAGTGGTGGCGTACGACGGGGACCGCGGGACCCTCGGGGACTCGCTCACGGTGACCGCCGACAGTGGCCGCCGGATCAGCATCAGCGATGCCGAAAACCCTTTCAATGATGTGATGAATTCTACTGTCACAGAATTCGGACGTCCCTCGTTCGTGCGACAGCCCGAACATATGAATAACCTCGGATATGACGCGGACGTGTTCGATCTGAGCCCCGCCCTGTCCGGGGGCGCCCATACCCTGAACTTCAGGTTCACGGGCGAAAGCCAGGGTCAATTCCTCGGTGTGCTCTTCGTTCAGACAGACGCGCGCCGCTGA
- a CDS encoding chaplin has translation MNSAAKKAAVALASAGLAVAGAAGAASADSSAEGAAVGSPGVLSGNLAQVPVHIPVNVCGNSVNIIGLLNPAFGNVCVND, from the coding sequence ATGAACTCTGCTGCCAAGAAGGCCGCCGTGGCCCTGGCCTCCGCCGGTCTCGCCGTTGCCGGTGCCGCGGGCGCCGCGTCCGCCGACTCCTCGGCCGAAGGCGCGGCCGTGGGTTCCCCCGGTGTTCTCTCGGGCAACCTGGCCCAGGTCCCGGTCCACATCCCGGTCAACGTCTGCGGCAACTCCGTGAACATCATCGGCCTGCTGAACCCCGCGTTCGGCAACGTCTGCGTCAACGACTGA
- a CDS encoding chaplin, giving the protein MTYKKAVVLAAGILMAAGAAAPAMADAGAAGQAVGSPGVLSGNLVQVPVHVPVNVCGNTVNVIALLNPAFGNTCVNA; this is encoded by the coding sequence ATGACCTACAAGAAGGCAGTCGTCCTGGCCGCCGGCATCCTGATGGCAGCCGGTGCCGCCGCCCCCGCCATGGCTGACGCGGGCGCCGCGGGCCAGGCCGTCGGCTCCCCCGGTGTGCTGTCGGGCAACCTCGTCCAGGTCCCGGTGCACGTCCCGGTGAACGTGTGCGGCAACACCGTCAACGTGATCGCGCTGCTGAACCCCGCGTTCGGCAACACCTGCGTCAACGCCTGA
- a CDS encoding chaplin, whose protein sequence is MRQVLSRQVLGKGVLTAAAASSLLSIAAGAAYAYPGAMSEASHSPGVLAGNSVSVPITFAPNVCGNSVDGGAALNPAMGNTCVSTTGSDAGHDYERYLSPENSAALERYLDERDEREQHPGGRHALPDRRQDGERGYGNDGREEPRAHAPRHAAPRPQQDRGGYGGHGDEDRGPQGEEECDDHPGRPAPHAEHPAPHPAPPAPAPHHPQPKPLPKPQPHPHPAPRPAPVAEHPAPAPAPHIPEAQAPAPQPEEQPHTLPAPAPAPVQEAPRPPQPEQQPQQQPEEQPEEQPHTLPAPVPAPAQAPPAAQEEAPAPRPPHGSQPVERPAPAPVPVPEAVPAADQPPAAPAGDFPVHLPPVPAPVPAPAPPVTTAPAPVPVTAPAPALATAPELAATGAGQAGAAAALATALVLGGAILYRRSRVA, encoded by the coding sequence ATGCGACAGGTACTGAGCCGACAGGTACTCGGCAAGGGGGTGCTCACGGCGGCGGCCGCCTCCAGCCTGCTGTCGATCGCGGCCGGCGCGGCCTACGCGTATCCCGGGGCGATGTCCGAGGCCTCTCATTCGCCGGGTGTGCTGGCCGGCAACAGCGTCTCGGTACCGATCACGTTCGCGCCCAACGTGTGCGGCAACAGCGTGGACGGGGGCGCCGCACTCAACCCCGCCATGGGGAACACCTGCGTCAGCACGACCGGCTCCGACGCCGGCCACGACTACGAGCGCTACCTGAGCCCCGAGAACTCCGCGGCCCTGGAGCGCTACCTCGACGAGCGCGACGAGCGCGAGCAGCACCCGGGCGGCCGGCACGCCCTGCCCGACCGGCGCCAGGACGGGGAACGCGGCTACGGGAACGACGGCCGCGAGGAGCCCCGCGCGCACGCCCCCCGGCACGCGGCACCCCGCCCGCAGCAGGACCGGGGCGGCTACGGCGGCCACGGTGACGAGGACCGGGGCCCGCAGGGCGAGGAGGAGTGCGACGACCACCCCGGCCGGCCCGCGCCCCACGCCGAGCACCCCGCACCCCACCCGGCCCCGCCGGCCCCCGCCCCGCACCACCCGCAGCCCAAGCCCCTGCCGAAGCCCCAGCCGCACCCGCACCCCGCGCCCCGCCCGGCGCCGGTCGCGGAACATCCGGCACCGGCACCGGCCCCGCACATCCCGGAAGCGCAGGCACCCGCCCCGCAGCCGGAGGAGCAGCCGCACACCCTCCCGGCGCCCGCCCCCGCCCCGGTCCAGGAGGCTCCCCGGCCTCCGCAGCCGGAGCAGCAGCCCCAGCAGCAGCCCGAGGAGCAGCCCGAGGAGCAGCCGCACACCCTCCCCGCGCCCGTCCCGGCGCCGGCCCAAGCGCCTCCCGCCGCGCAGGAGGAGGCGCCGGCTCCCCGGCCGCCGCACGGCAGCCAGCCCGTGGAGCGCCCCGCGCCCGCCCCCGTACCGGTTCCGGAGGCCGTGCCCGCGGCCGACCAGCCTCCGGCGGCTCCCGCCGGCGACTTCCCGGTGCACCTGCCCCCGGTGCCGGCTCCCGTCCCCGCGCCGGCGCCCCCCGTGACGACCGCCCCCGCGCCGGTCCCGGTGACGGCTCCGGCTCCCGCCCTCGCGACGGCACCGGAACTGGCCGCGACCGGGGCCGGCCAGGCCGGAGCCGCGGCGGCCCTCGCCACGGCGCTGGTCCTCGGCGGCGCGATCCTGTACCGGCGGTCCCGGGTCGCCTGA
- a CDS encoding DUF6227 family protein has product MSDPYETTEAHLERLLGRALNSFDLPDALVERLGTALAHSSSLYTTHHSPSAGLWRETRRHTYLLPDGAAVSLWELAYRLKGDRGTRCEVYAGKDGLRLAVARIFGETPSDAVLSPLGDRGDEDGVDGDLALLGALFAASAPRERHREYTVEQSADHARRVLRRAENADRPGERVAALLRSAYAHQITQAFGGRQCLTDGRDAGFSLYEHSFVLLDGTELSLWEVEHTATPDGRHMCEVYESEAAARGAMKLRTRVR; this is encoded by the coding sequence TTGAGCGATCCGTACGAGACAACCGAGGCGCACCTCGAGCGACTCCTGGGCCGCGCCCTCAACTCCTTCGACCTACCGGACGCGCTGGTCGAGCGCCTGGGGACGGCACTCGCCCACAGCTCTTCGCTGTACACCACGCACCACAGCCCGTCGGCGGGGCTGTGGCGGGAGACCCGCCGGCACACCTACCTGCTGCCCGACGGCGCCGCCGTCTCCCTCTGGGAGCTGGCCTACCGGCTGAAGGGCGACCGCGGCACCCGGTGCGAGGTGTACGCGGGCAAGGACGGACTCCGGCTCGCCGTGGCCCGGATCTTCGGTGAGACCCCGTCGGACGCCGTGCTGTCACCGCTCGGGGACCGCGGGGACGAGGACGGGGTCGACGGCGATCTGGCGCTCCTCGGCGCCCTGTTCGCCGCTTCGGCTCCGCGGGAGCGGCACCGCGAGTACACGGTGGAGCAGTCCGCCGACCACGCCCGCCGGGTGCTGCGCCGGGCGGAGAACGCCGACCGCCCCGGGGAGCGGGTGGCCGCGCTGCTGCGCTCGGCCTACGCGCACCAGATCACCCAGGCGTTCGGCGGCCGTCAGTGCCTGACCGACGGCCGGGACGCCGGTTTCAGCCTGTACGAGCACTCCTTCGTGCTGCTCGACGGGACGGAGCTCAGCCTGTGGGAGGTCGAGCACACGGCCACGCCGGACGGCCGCCACATGTGCGAGGTCTACGAGAGCGAGGCCGCCGCGCGCGGGGCGATGAAGCTGCGGACCCGGGTCCGCTAG
- a CDS encoding helix-turn-helix transcriptional regulator: MNDTPARLLTLLSLLQTPREWPGSELAVRLEVSARTIRRDIERLRDLGYPVEASRGAEGGYRLVAGAAMPPLLLDDEEAVAIAVGLRAGAGHAIEGVEEASVRALAKLEQVLPSRLRHRVGALQSATVALTRGDGPSVDPRTLTTMAGAVAGPERLRFAYRARDGADSRRLVEPYRLVSTGSRWYLVAYDLEREDWRTFRVDRVSEPFATGARFAPRELPMDAAAFVRRGLRGGETYPVEVSFAAPPQELPGWLRERAVAEGEGSLVRFESGDAPEWVAARLALTGVPFTVRGPESLARSARTLAGRLAAGAGAGMEAEARAGGPDGDGAGRE; encoded by the coding sequence ATGAACGACACCCCTGCTCGGCTGCTCACCCTGCTGTCCCTGCTCCAGACCCCCCGCGAATGGCCGGGCAGTGAGCTGGCGGTCCGGCTGGAGGTGAGCGCGCGGACGATCCGGCGGGACATCGAGCGGCTGCGCGACCTCGGGTACCCGGTGGAGGCCTCGCGGGGCGCGGAGGGCGGGTACCGGCTGGTGGCGGGCGCCGCGATGCCGCCGCTGCTGCTCGACGACGAGGAGGCGGTGGCGATCGCGGTGGGACTGCGGGCGGGCGCCGGGCATGCGATCGAGGGGGTGGAGGAGGCCTCCGTACGGGCTCTGGCGAAGCTGGAGCAGGTCCTTCCGTCCCGGCTGCGGCACCGGGTGGGCGCCCTGCAGTCGGCGACGGTCGCGCTGACGCGGGGCGACGGCCCGAGCGTGGACCCGCGCACGCTGACGACGATGGCGGGGGCGGTGGCCGGCCCGGAGCGGCTGCGGTTCGCCTACCGGGCGCGGGACGGGGCCGATTCGCGGCGGCTGGTGGAGCCGTACCGGCTGGTGAGCACGGGCAGCCGCTGGTACCTGGTGGCCTACGACCTGGAGCGGGAGGACTGGCGGACCTTCCGCGTGGACCGGGTGAGCGAACCGTTCGCGACGGGGGCCCGGTTCGCCCCGCGGGAGCTGCCCATGGACGCGGCCGCGTTCGTGCGGCGCGGGCTGCGGGGCGGGGAGACGTACCCGGTCGAGGTGTCCTTCGCCGCGCCGCCGCAGGAACTGCCGGGGTGGCTGCGCGAGAGGGCCGTGGCGGAGGGGGAGGGCTCCCTCGTGCGCTTCGAGAGCGGGGACGCCCCGGAGTGGGTGGCGGCGCGGCTGGCGCTGACGGGGGTGCCGTTCACGGTGCGCGGGCCGGAGTCCCTGGCGCGCAGCGCGCGGACGCTGGCCGGCCGGCTGGCGGCGGGGGCAGGAGCGGGGATGGAGGCAGAGGCGAGGGCGGGCGGCCCGGACGGAGACGGCGCGGGGCGGGAATGA
- a CDS encoding glycosyltransferase: MRKQSSPAPTPAPEPLTVLHLVQPVDGGVARVVTDLVRAQAAAGLRVLVGCPRGGRLTDDARAAGAEVLTWHAGRSPGPGLPAEVLGAARLIRHVRPDLLHLHSAKAGLAGRIAVRGRVPTVFQPHAWSFDAVGGATAALALRWERAGARWADRVLCVSESERRAGEAEGITARWSVIRNGVDLDRFRPAHRDPDRDRAEARTALPLPAALTGNGPLTVCVGRLCPQKGQDVLLRAWPELLGNVPEARLALVGDGPDAERLRRAAPPGVHFAGAAADIRPWLRAADLVVLPSRWEGMALAPLEAMACGRPVLVSDVSGARESLPPGQGRLCLVPPEDPTALAKALGRLLTEPRLLTELGEQAQQHARTEFDVRRTTDAVTGLYHELLGRPRPLNQESVSR, encoded by the coding sequence GTGCGGAAACAGTCCTCACCAGCCCCCACACCTGCCCCGGAGCCCCTGACCGTCCTGCACCTCGTGCAGCCCGTCGACGGCGGAGTCGCCCGGGTCGTCACCGACCTCGTACGGGCCCAGGCCGCCGCCGGACTGCGGGTCCTCGTCGGCTGCCCGCGCGGCGGGCGGCTCACCGACGACGCCCGCGCCGCCGGCGCCGAGGTGCTCACCTGGCACGCCGGCCGCTCCCCGGGCCCCGGCCTGCCCGCCGAAGTGCTCGGCGCCGCCCGGCTGATCCGCCACGTCCGCCCCGACCTGCTGCACCTCCACAGCGCCAAGGCGGGACTGGCCGGACGGATCGCCGTACGGGGCCGCGTCCCCACCGTGTTCCAGCCGCACGCCTGGTCCTTCGACGCCGTCGGCGGCGCCACCGCCGCCCTCGCGCTGCGCTGGGAACGGGCCGGAGCCCGCTGGGCCGACCGGGTGCTCTGCGTCAGCGAGTCCGAACGCCGGGCCGGGGAAGCCGAAGGCATCACCGCCCGCTGGTCCGTGATCCGCAACGGCGTCGACCTCGACCGTTTCCGCCCCGCCCACCGCGACCCGGACCGCGACCGCGCCGAGGCACGGACCGCCCTCCCGCTGCCCGCCGCCCTCACCGGCAACGGGCCCCTCACCGTCTGCGTCGGCCGGCTCTGCCCCCAGAAGGGCCAGGACGTCCTGCTGCGCGCCTGGCCCGAACTGCTGGGCAACGTTCCCGAAGCCCGCCTCGCCCTCGTCGGCGACGGGCCCGACGCCGAGCGGCTGCGCCGCGCCGCCCCGCCCGGCGTGCACTTCGCGGGGGCCGCCGCCGACATCCGCCCGTGGCTTCGGGCCGCCGATCTCGTTGTACTGCCGTCGCGGTGGGAAGGCATGGCGCTCGCCCCGCTCGAAGCCATGGCCTGCGGCCGCCCGGTCCTGGTCTCCGACGTCAGCGGTGCCCGGGAGAGCCTGCCGCCCGGCCAGGGACGGCTCTGCCTGGTACCGCCGGAGGACCCGACGGCGCTGGCCAAGGCCCTGGGACGGCTGCTCACCGAACCGCGGCTGCTCACCGAACTCGGGGAGCAGGCCCAGCAGCACGCCCGGACGGAGTTCGACGTGCGGCGGACCACGGACGCGGTCACCGGCCTGTACCACGAACTGCTGGGCAGGCCCCGGCCCTTGAACCAGGAGAGCGTCAGCCGATGA
- a CDS encoding DeoR/GlpR family DNA-binding transcription regulator encodes MYAPERQQEILRLAREAGRVDVLSLAERFQVTSETVRRDLTALDRAGLLRRVHGGAIPAGRLGFEPDLTSRETAAPDEKDRIAAAALARLPLGGSVILDAGSTVARVAASMARMETLALTVVTHALPVAAGLADHAGVDLLLVGGRVRHRTLAAVDAWALRAYSEIRADVLFLATNGFTAEVGLTTPDPAEAAVKRAAIAAARQVVLLADSAKAGQERFSRFGSFADVDVLITDTGLDPVHQAPIEATGTEVVLV; translated from the coding sequence ATGTACGCACCCGAGCGCCAACAGGAGATCCTGCGCCTCGCACGCGAAGCCGGACGGGTCGACGTGCTCTCCCTCGCCGAGCGGTTCCAGGTCACCTCCGAGACCGTCCGCCGCGACCTCACCGCCCTCGACCGCGCCGGACTGCTGCGCCGTGTCCACGGCGGGGCCATCCCGGCCGGCCGGCTCGGCTTCGAGCCCGACCTCACCTCCCGCGAGACCGCCGCCCCCGACGAGAAGGACCGCATCGCGGCCGCCGCCCTCGCCCGGCTCCCCCTCGGCGGCAGTGTCATCCTCGACGCCGGCAGCACCGTCGCCCGCGTGGCGGCCTCAATGGCCCGCATGGAGACGCTCGCGCTCACCGTGGTCACCCACGCCCTGCCCGTCGCCGCCGGACTCGCCGACCACGCCGGCGTCGACCTCCTCCTCGTCGGGGGCCGCGTCCGCCACCGCACCCTCGCGGCCGTCGACGCCTGGGCCCTGCGCGCCTACTCCGAGATCCGCGCCGACGTCCTCTTCCTCGCGACCAACGGCTTCACCGCCGAGGTCGGCCTGACCACCCCCGACCCCGCCGAGGCCGCCGTCAAGCGGGCCGCGATCGCCGCCGCCCGCCAGGTGGTGCTCCTCGCCGACTCGGCCAAGGCCGGCCAGGAGCGCTTCTCCCGCTTCGGCTCCTTCGCGGACGTGGACGTCCTCATCACCGATACCGGGCTCGACCCGGTCCACCAGGCCCCGATCGAGGCCACCGGTACGGAAGTCGTGCTCGTATGA
- a CDS encoding vitamin K epoxide reductase family protein, with protein MATNTVSVPRQQRRSGNRPESEPAPPSKALAWLLAITGAAGLLASWVITLDKFLLLEDPDFKPACSLNPVVSCGSVMKSEQAAAFGFPNPMLGLAGYAVVVCVAAGLLAGARYRGWFWLGLNAGALFGTGFCAWLMVQSLYGINALCLWCCLAWTATLLMFWAVTAYNVRAGILPAPGPLRTFFADFGWAPPALHLGVIGMLILTRWWDFWTG; from the coding sequence ATGGCAACGAATACAGTGAGCGTCCCGCGCCAGCAGCGCCGCTCCGGCAACCGCCCCGAGAGCGAACCGGCCCCGCCGTCAAAGGCGTTGGCCTGGCTGCTGGCGATCACCGGGGCCGCCGGACTGCTGGCCTCCTGGGTGATCACCCTCGACAAGTTCCTCCTGCTGGAGGACCCGGACTTCAAGCCCGCGTGCAGCCTCAACCCGGTGGTCTCCTGCGGCAGCGTGATGAAGAGCGAGCAGGCCGCCGCGTTCGGCTTCCCCAACCCGATGCTCGGGCTGGCCGGCTACGCCGTCGTGGTCTGCGTGGCCGCGGGCCTGCTGGCCGGGGCCCGCTACCGGGGCTGGTTCTGGCTGGGACTGAACGCCGGCGCCCTCTTCGGCACCGGCTTCTGTGCCTGGCTGATGGTGCAGTCGCTCTACGGGATCAACGCCCTGTGCCTGTGGTGCTGCCTGGCCTGGACGGCGACGCTGCTGATGTTCTGGGCGGTCACGGCGTACAACGTCCGTGCCGGGATCCTGCCCGCCCCGGGCCCGCTGCGGACCTTCTTCGCCGACTTCGGCTGGGCGCCGCCCGCGCTGCACCTGGGCGTGATCGGCATGCTGATCCTCACCCGGTGGTGGGACTTCTGGACCGGCTGA
- a CDS encoding MFS transporter, giving the protein MSTETSKTSPERTNGPVREERNTAPAEATGSPADPRRWLALAIVMTAAFMDLVDVTIVNIAIPSMRQDFGASTSAIQWITAGYALAFAAGLITGGRLGDIYGRKRLFLLGVAGFTAASLLCGIAADPSMLVASRILQGAMAAMMVPQVLAIIHVTFPPHERGKAFGMFGAIIGLGAVSGPMLGALLTEWNIFGLEWRPIFLINLPVGIAAILMGRRFITESKAPKALRLDLVGVVLATLALVMLIFPLTHGRENDWPLWGFVCMGLAPVVFAAFVLYEKYKIRKDGSPLVELSLFKVKSFAGGIAVQLTFGIATGIFFLVWTLYMQMGLGWSALRAGTTGIPFSIAVSVAAGISVQKLVPRFGRRVLQAGALLMAAGLLLYIWESDHYGMGIASWQMAAPLIVMGLGMGLIVAPLTDTVLSQVPREHAGSASGLINTTGQMGNALGLGLTSVVFFGVLDDDMIYGPPYVEAFRSALWWVVAVLVLIFAVMFLLPRKQVSMADQQREYESGGGGEDAVAPAPAPAPAA; this is encoded by the coding sequence ATGAGCACCGAGACGTCCAAGACATCGCCCGAAAGAACGAACGGGCCCGTACGAGAAGAGCGGAACACCGCCCCGGCAGAAGCAACAGGCTCACCCGCCGACCCGCGCCGCTGGCTGGCGCTCGCCATCGTGATGACCGCGGCCTTCATGGACCTGGTCGACGTCACGATCGTCAACATCGCGATACCGAGCATGCGCCAGGACTTCGGCGCCTCCACCAGCGCGATCCAGTGGATCACCGCCGGGTACGCCCTCGCCTTCGCGGCGGGCCTGATCACGGGCGGCCGTCTCGGCGACATCTACGGGCGCAAGCGCCTCTTCCTCCTCGGGGTCGCCGGCTTCACGGCCGCCTCGCTGCTCTGCGGCATCGCCGCCGACCCCTCCATGCTCGTCGCCTCCCGCATCCTCCAGGGAGCGATGGCGGCCATGATGGTCCCGCAGGTCCTGGCGATCATCCACGTCACCTTCCCGCCGCACGAGCGGGGCAAGGCCTTCGGCATGTTCGGCGCGATCATCGGCCTCGGTGCCGTCTCGGGCCCGATGCTCGGCGCACTGCTCACCGAGTGGAACATCTTCGGCCTCGAATGGCGCCCGATCTTCCTGATCAACCTGCCCGTCGGCATCGCCGCCATCCTCATGGGCCGCAGGTTCATCACCGAGTCCAAGGCCCCCAAGGCCCTGCGCCTCGACCTGGTCGGCGTCGTGCTCGCCACCCTCGCGCTGGTCATGCTGATCTTCCCGCTCACCCACGGCCGGGAGAACGACTGGCCGCTGTGGGGCTTCGTCTGCATGGGCCTGGCGCCCGTCGTCTTCGCCGCCTTCGTCCTCTACGAGAAGTACAAGATCCGCAAGGACGGCTCCCCGCTCGTCGAGCTGTCCCTCTTCAAGGTCAAGAGCTTCGCCGGCGGTATCGCCGTCCAGCTGACCTTCGGCATCGCGACCGGCATCTTCTTCCTCGTCTGGACGCTCTACATGCAGATGGGCCTCGGCTGGAGCGCCCTGCGCGCGGGCACCACCGGCATCCCCTTCTCGATCGCCGTCTCGGTGGCCGCGGGCATCTCCGTCCAGAAGCTCGTCCCGCGCTTCGGCCGTAGGGTGCTCCAGGCGGGCGCGCTGCTCATGGCCGCCGGTCTGCTCCTCTACATCTGGGAGTCCGACCACTACGGCATGGGCATCGCGTCCTGGCAGATGGCGGCCCCGCTGATCGTCATGGGCCTGGGCATGGGCCTGATCGTGGCGCCGCTGACCGACACCGTGCTCTCCCAGGTGCCGCGCGAGCACGCCGGATCGGCCTCCGGCCTGATCAACACCACCGGCCAGATGGGCAACGCCCTGGGCCTCGGCCTGACCTCCGTCGTCTTCTTCGGTGTGCTCGACGACGACATGATCTACGGTCCGCCCTACGTCGAGGCCTTCCGCAGCGCCCTGTGGTGGGTCGTGGCGGTCCTCGTCCTGATCTTCGCGGTGATGTTCCTGCTGCCGCGCAAGCAGGTCTCGATGGCCGACCAGCAGCGCGAGTACGAGAGCGGGGGCGGCGGCGAGGACGCGGTCGCCCCGGCCCCGGCCCCGGCCCCGGCCGCCTAG
- the pfkB gene encoding 1-phosphofructokinase has product MILTVTPNPSLDRTYEVPALVRGEVHRAAADRVDPGGKGVNVARAVAAAGVHATAVLPLGGATGALLAELLGAQGVDVTAVAIAGRTRSNIAVAEPDGTLTKINCEGPELTAAESALLLDTVRTCSADAAWIACCGSLPRGLEPQWYAEIVTRAHQAGARIAVDTSGAALLASLKARPDVVKPNAAELAEAVGRPLATLGDAVKAAEELIGLGAGAVLASLGERGQLLVSRDGAFHGTAPVTAVRSDVGAGDASLAGFLIAGGAGPAALACALAHGAAAVQLPGSAMPTPADLRPDAVRVTADPPLDLPLTEA; this is encoded by the coding sequence ATGATCCTCACCGTCACCCCCAACCCCTCCCTCGACCGGACCTACGAAGTCCCCGCGCTGGTCCGGGGCGAGGTGCACCGCGCCGCCGCGGACCGGGTCGACCCCGGCGGCAAGGGGGTCAACGTCGCGCGGGCCGTCGCCGCGGCCGGCGTGCACGCCACCGCCGTCCTCCCGCTCGGCGGCGCCACCGGAGCCCTGCTCGCCGAACTCCTCGGTGCCCAGGGCGTGGACGTCACCGCCGTCGCCATCGCCGGAAGGACCCGGTCGAACATCGCGGTCGCCGAACCCGACGGCACCCTCACGAAGATCAACTGCGAGGGTCCGGAGCTCACCGCGGCCGAATCCGCCCTCCTCCTCGACACCGTGCGCACCTGCTCGGCCGACGCCGCCTGGATCGCCTGCTGCGGCAGCCTCCCGCGCGGCCTGGAGCCGCAGTGGTACGCCGAGATCGTCACCCGCGCCCACCAGGCGGGCGCCCGCATCGCCGTCGACACCTCCGGGGCCGCCCTGCTGGCCTCCCTGAAGGCCCGCCCCGACGTCGTCAAGCCCAACGCGGCGGAGCTCGCCGAAGCGGTGGGCCGTCCCCTGGCCACCCTGGGGGACGCGGTCAAGGCCGCCGAGGAACTGATCGGCCTCGGCGCGGGCGCCGTCCTGGCCTCCCTCGGCGAGCGCGGCCAGCTCCTGGTCTCCCGGGACGGGGCCTTCCACGGCACCGCCCCCGTCACGGCGGTCCGCAGCGACGTCGGCGCCGGCGACGCCTCCCTGGCCGGCTTCCTGATCGCGGGAGGCGCCGGCCCCGCCGCCCTCGCCTGCGCCCTGGCCCACGGTGCGGCCGCCGTACAGCTCCCGGGCAGCGCCATGCCGACGCCCGCGGACCTGCGCCCGGACGCGGTCCGCGTCACCGCCGACCCGCCCCTGGACCTCCCCCTGACCGAAGCCTGA